The proteins below come from a single Triticum aestivum cultivar Chinese Spring chromosome 5D, IWGSC CS RefSeq v2.1, whole genome shotgun sequence genomic window:
- the LOC123123249 gene encoding putative disease resistance protein RGA3 — MGAFVNGLAVAAVGWWLAPVITFLLNKLLAYLYDASQDFIDMRSGTMPRLRFTLGEVMEQRMLIKLSKKESDVTTKLSGLDSLLKKLKDALYEAEDILDLVDYHRIEKEVGKAGSSTWLQWCWQRLCDITREKSAWLLQRAKQSLCWLRGCLHIAGDTSAPLLQWVHERFCWLWPWVRVAGQRTAPLLQLAKKGLCWLWGCVTGPGELLPSASAPSTSLVQRISSCCSCIFHWLTTKTTRAMEGARYYRDWSLDELGFTRYQQAVVMESNCIMMGPLYILLKKNMKKVEKLIDEAQEIFTLKNKVKETIGQANQQRRNKLGTLTADVSTGDRQKTTAYPVGKITGRDNICQDIRRMLHASKSDVVGIYGIAGSGKTTLAQYVCNAMKEEEGEKEERKRHFHLFMWIHVTQKFSVHAIFSEMLEAASGKKAEYASLDVMQKKLEHELSTKRFLLVLDDVWCNKDADDQNLQQLIFPLKFGLEGSKILATSRNKGAFAALSPEVTYTSVPIPDLNDEDFREMFMYYALGSSGLLDPMLGELEEIGAEIAKKLKRLPLAARTVGGQLRRKQDVWFWRSVQVRDLLNETTGALWWSYQQFDEHVRQCFAYCSIFSRRHHFKRDELVQFWMAGAFIETTNVAQDLYDVGQNYFDELLSASFLQLGERQVEFGCEVDYFTIHDLLHDLAEEAARGDCFRIEEGVTEEVPPDVRHLFVESCDIKMLTEKIYELQNLRTLIIDCDINIGSRDEKVFERMFRRLKKLRVLVLHFAAGDGNIISLPACIGLLKHLRYFGFNVSGRATIIMPNSVTKLYHIQVLDNFSSGGVVFTGSKNISQLINLRCICSMENFPDIGRLKWLRKLVRFSVSKTQGYELRQLKDLSKLAGALSITGLENVQSKEESIEASLAHKDRLRELKLSWGDTSCSPEVEAEVLEGLCPPKYLERLEVWNYHGSKYPDWMVGQQNGGPKHLRNLWLHSCCRLEQAPQLFEVFLHLRWFRLYFSNWHSLPDNMERLASLLLLDINRCPNIQSLPAVPSSLERFYLRSCSEELMRSCETIGHPNWQKIQRIPDISIIRD, encoded by the exons ATGGGAGCTTTCGTGAACGGCCTCGCCGTAGCGGCAGTGGGCTGGTGGCTTGCTCCGGTCATCACCTTCCTGCTGAATAAACTTCTGGCCTACCTCTATGATGCATCTCAAGACTTCATAGATATGAGGTCTGGGACTATGCCAAGACTCAGGTTCACGCTTGGGGAAGTCATGGAGCAGAGGATGCTGATTAAATTATCAAAGAAAGAATCCGATGTGACCACCAAACTCAGCGGCCtggacagcttgctgaagaagctCAAGGATGCTCTGTACGAAGCTGAAGACATCCTCGACCTCGTCGACTATCACCGAATTGAGAAGGAGGTTGGGAAAGCTGGGTCTTCCACCTGGCTGCAGTGGTGTTGGCAACGCCTCTGTGACATCACCCGAGAAAAATCAGCCTGGCTGCTGCAGCGGGCCAAGCAGAGCTTGTGCTGGTTGAGGGGATGTTTACACATCGCCGGAGATACATCTGCTCCGCTGCTCCAATGGGTACATGAGAGGTTCTGCTGGTTGTGGCCGTGGGTACGGGTCGCCGGACAAAGAACAGCTCCGCTGCTGCAG CTGGCGAAGAAGGGCTTGTGCTGGTTATGGGGATGCGTGACTGGACCTGGTGAACTACTACCATCTGCTTCCGCGCCCTCGACTTCCTTGGTGCAGAGGATCTCATCGTGTTGTAGCTGCATATTCCACTGGTTAACAACCAAGACAACCAGGGCGATGGAGGGTGCCCGTTACTACCGAGACTGGTCCTTGGATGAGCTTGGCTTCACACGTTATCAACAG GCTGTTGTTATGGAATCAAATTGCATTATGATGGGACCTTTATATATTCTTCTAAAGAAAAATATGAAAAAGGTAGAAAAACTCATTGATGAAGCACAGGAAATTTTTACATTAAAAAACAAAGTGAAAGAAACTATTGGGCAGGCGAACCAGCAAAGAAGAAACAAACTTGGCACGCTTACTGCAGATGTTAGTACTGGAGATAGACAGAAGACTACAGCATATCCAGTGGGAAAGATAACTGGCAGAGATAATATTTGTCAGGACATAAGAAGAATGCTTCATGCGTCAAAATCTGATGTAGTTGGCATTTATGGCATTGCGGGGTCTGGGAAGACAACACTTGCACAATATGTTTGTAACGCTAtgaaagaggaagagggagagaaagAGGAAAGGAAACGCCATTTCCACCTTTTTATGTGGATTCACGTCACCCAGAAGTTTAGCGTGCATGCCATTTTCAGTGAGATGTTGGAAGCAGCTTCAGGTAAAAAGGCTGAATATGCTAGCCTTGATGTGATGCAGAAAAAATTAGAGCATGAGCTAAGCACAAAAAGATTCTTATTGGTACTTGATGATGTCTGGTGCAACAAGGATGCCGATGATCAAAATCTGCAACAGTTGATTTTTCCATTGAAATTTGGGTTGGAAGGAAGCAAGATCCTAGCCACAAGTCGAAATAAAGGTGCATTTGCAGCTCTAAGTCCTGAAGTGACATACACTTCTGTTCCAATACCAGACTTGAatgatgaagacttccgtgaaatGTTCATGTATTATGCACTTGGAAGTTCAGGGCTCCTTGACCCTATGCTTGGAGAACTGGAAGAGATTGGGGCTGAAATAGCGAAGAAGCTAAAGAGGTTACCTCTAGCGGCCAGAACCGTGGGAGGACAGCTACGTAGAAAACAAGATGTTTGGTTCTGGAGGAGTGTGCAAGTTAGGGACCTTTTGAACGAGACGACTGGAGCTCTTTGGTGGAGCTACCAGCAATTTGATGAGCATGTGAGGCAATGCTTTGCTTATTGCAGTATTTTTTCCAGAAGACATCATTTCAAACGTGATGAGTTAGTACAGTTCTGGATGGCAGGAGCGTTTATAGAGACAACTAATGTTGCACAGGATCTGTATGATGTTGGTCAGAATTACTTTGATGAATTATTGTCAGCCTCATTTCTGCAATTAGGAGAGAGACAAGTGGAATTTGGATGTGAGGTTGATTACTTCACTATTCATGACCTGCTGCATGATTTAGCAGAGGAGGCTGCTAGAGGAGATTGCTTCAGAATCGAGGAAGGTGTCACAGAAGAAGTTCCTCCAGATGTTCGTCATCTATTCGTCGAAAGTTGTGATATAAAGATGCTTACAGAGAAAATATATGAATTGCAGAATTTGCGCACTCTCATCATTGATTGCGATATAAATATTGGTTCAAGAGATGAAAAAGTCTTCGAGAGAATGTTCAGGAGGTTGAAGAAATTGCGGGTGCTGGTTTTACATTTCGCTGCAGGTGATGGTAATATCATTTCACTTCCAGCATGTATTGGTCTGTTAAAGCATCTAAGGTATTTTGGTTTCAATGTGAGCGGTAGAGCAACAATAATTATGCCAAACAGTGTTACCAAGCTTTACCACATTCAGGTGCTAGACAATTTTAGTAGCGGTGGTGTGGTTTTTACTGGTAGTAAAAATATTAGTCAGCTCATTAACTTGCGGTGTATATGCAGCATGGAAAACTTTCCAGACATTGGCAGGCTGAAATGGCTCCGTAAGTTAGTACGCTTCAGTGTAAGCAAGACACAGGGGTACGAGCTACGACAATTGAAGGACCTAAGCAAGCTTGCAGGCGCGCTAAGTATCACGGGTCTTGAGAATGTCCAAAGCAAGGAAGAATCTATTGAAGCCAGTCTTGCACACAAGGACCGGCTGAGAGAACTTAAACTATCCTGGGGTGATACGAGTTGCAGTCCAGAAGTTGAAGCGGAGGTGCTTGAGGGCCTTTGCCCACCGAAATATCTTGAGAGACTAGAAGTTTGGAACTACCATGGTTCAAAGTACCCAGATTGGATGGTGGGTCAGCAGAATGGCGGCCCAAAGCATTTGCGTAATCTTTGGCTCCACAGCTGCTGCCGACTTGAACAGGCTCCTCAACTTTTTGAGGTCTTTCTGCATCTCCGTTGGTTTAGGCTTTATTTCAGCAATTGGCATTCCTTGCCAGATAATATGGAGCGGCTGGCGTCACTCCTGTTACTGGACATTAATCGTTGCCCGAATATTCAATCACTTCCAGCAGTGCCCTCCTCCCTTGAGAGGTTTTATCTCAGGTCCTGCAGCGAGGAGTTGATGAGGTCATGCGAAACAATTGGACATCCAAACTGGCAAAAGATTCAGCGCATTCCTGATATTTCTATTATCCGTGATTAA